A single region of the Chiroxiphia lanceolata isolate bChiLan1 chromosome 20, bChiLan1.pri, whole genome shotgun sequence genome encodes:
- the GUSB gene encoding beta-glucuronidase, whose amino-acid sequence MAAAAPGGRVAGLCPLLLLLPLLPGRAAVLPGMLQPRDTPSRERKELGGLWSFRADLSPGRDAGFAQRWYRQPLRQTGPVIDMPVPASFNDMTQDPSLENYIGWVWYEKEVLLPARWLQDSPSTRVVLRFGSAHYYSIVWVNGVQVVEHEGGHLPFEADISSIVQGSPGTLCRVTVALNNTLTPHTLPPGSIQYMTDKTRYPKNYFVQNTRFDFFNYAGIHRPVVLYTTPSAYIDDITVTTTSSEHVAMVQYKVSVVGSTAYSLSLSLRDQEGKVVATGDGPEGELKVLNPNLWWPYLMHENPGYLYSLEVKMQAQVEGELLEDVYTLPVGIRTVHVTSTQFLINGRPFYFHGVNKHEDSDIRGKGLDWALIMKDFNLLRWLGANSFRTSHYPYAEEIMDLCDAYGIVVIDECPGVGIKLPESFGNKSLQHHLAVMEELIRRDKNRPSVVMWSVANEPASELPPAGFYFKTVIAHTKALDPSRPVTFVTEANYALDRGAPYVDVICVNSYFSWYHDPGHLEVIPLQLTAQFENWYKTYQKPIIQSEYGADSVPGLHSDPPLMFSEEYQKAMLKEYHAVFDKKRKEYVIGELIWNFADFMTNQGTTRVLGNKKGIFTRQRQPKAAAFVLRERYWKIANESSCLPPVITSHALFLK is encoded by the exons atggcggcggcggcgccgggcgggcgCGTGGCCGGGCTGTGcccgctgctcctgctgctgccgctgctcccggggcgggcggcggtgCTGCCCGGGATGCTGCAGCCCCGGGACACCCCCTCCCGCGAGCGCAAGGAGCTCGGCGGCCTCTGGAGCTTCCGCGCCGACTTGTCTCCGGGCAGGGACGCCGGGTTCGCGCAGCGCTGGTACCGGCAGCCGCTCCGGCAG ACCGGCCCTGTGATTGACATGCCAGTGCCCGCCAGCTTCAACGACATGACCCAGGACCCCAGCCTGGAGAACTACATCGGCTGGGTCTGGTATGAGAAGGaggtgctgctccctgcccgCTGGCTGCAGGACTCCCCCAGCACCAGGGTGGTGCTGCGTTTTGGGAGTGCCCACTACTACTCCATCGTG TGGGTCAACGGGGTGCAAGTGGTGGAGCATGAAGGGGGGCACCTCCCTTTTGAAGCTGATATCAGCAGCATTGTCCAGGGCAGCCCAGGGACCCTCTGCCGCGTCACTGTCGCGCTCAACAACACCCTGACACCCCACACTCTGCCCCCGGGGTCCATCCAGTACATGACTGACAAAACAAG GTATCCCAAGAACTATTTTGTGCAGAACACCAGGTTTGATTTCTTTAATTATGCTGGAATCCATCGCCCGGTTGTGCTTTACACCACTCCTTCTGCCTACATTGATGATATTACTGTGACAACTACTTCATCAGAGCATGTTG CAATGGTGCAGTACAAGGTGTCAGTTGTTGGCAGCACAGCCTATTCCTTGTCCCTGAGTTTACGTGACCAGGAGGGGAAAGTGGTTGCTACAGGAGATGGGCCAGAGGGAGAGCTCAAAGTCCTGAACCCAAATCTTTGGTGGCCTTACCTGATGCACGAGAACCCTGGATACCTTTATTCCTTAGAG GTGAAAATGCAGGCGCAGGTGGAGGGGGAGTTGCTGGAGGATGTGTACACGCTCCCGGTCGGCATCCGCACCGTCCACGTCACCAGCACCCAGTTCCTCATCAACGGCAGGCCCTTCTACTTCCACGGCGTCAACAAGCACGAGGATTCAGAT atCCGTGGCAAAGGCCTTGACTGGGCCCTGATTATGAAGGACTTCAACCTGCTGCGCTGGCTGGGGGCAAACTCGTTCCGCACCAGCCACTACCCCTACGCCGAGGAGATCATGGACCTGTGCGACGCCTACGGCATCGTGGTCATCGACGAGTGCCCGGGGGTGGGCATCAAACTGCC CGAGAGCTTTGGGAACAAGTCCTTGCAGCACCACCTGGCTGTGATGGAGGAGCTGATCCGCAGGGATAAGAACAGGCCCTCAGTTGTGATGTGGTCGGTGGCCAACGAGCCGGCCTCGGAGCTGCCCCCAGCAGGCTTCTACTTTAA GACAGTGATAGCTCACACTAAAGCTCTGGATCCCTCCAGACCAGTAACCTTTGTGACAGAGGCTAATTACGCCCTTGATCGTGGT GCTCCCTACGTGGATGTGATTTGTGTAAATAGCTACTTCTCCTGGTACCACGACCCAGGCCATCTGGAAGTGATTCCACTACAACTCACAGCACAGTTTGAGAACTGGTATAAAACCTACCAAAAGCCCATTATCCAGAGTGAATACGGAGCAGACTCGGTTCCTGGACTGCACAGT GATCCACCCCTCATGTTCAGTGAGGAGTACCAGAAGGCCATGCTAAAGGAGTACCACGCTGTTTTTGacaagaagaggaaggagtATGTGATTGGGGAGCTCATATGGAATTTTGCTGATTTCATGACTAATCAAG GGACCACACGTGTTTTGGGGAACAAGAAAGGAATATTTACCCGCCAGCGACAGCCCAAAGCAGCTGCATTTGTTCTTAGAGAAAGATACTGGAAGATTGCAAATGAATCAAGCTGTCTTCCTCCTGTAATAACATCACATGccctctttttaaaatga
- the ASL gene encoding argininosuccinate lyase isoform X1 produces the protein MKSGDASNGCQRVVDLQLPQKRNPCWSGTRCPDINFKDSLQSPAEGDKLWGGRFSGSTDPVMEMLNASISYDQRLSEVDIQGSMAYAKALEKAGILSKTELEKILGGLEKISEEWSKGVFVLKPTDEDIHTANERRLKELIGDVAGKLHTGRSRNDQVVTDLKLFMKNSLSIISTHLLQLIKTLVERAAIEIDVILPGYTHLQKAQPIRWSQFLLSHAVALTRDSERLGEVKRRINVLPLGSGALAGNPLGIDRELLCSELDFASISLNSMDAVSERDFVVEFLSVATLLMIHLSKMAEDLIIYSTSEFGFLTLSDAYSTGSSLMPQKKNPDSLELIRSKAGRVFGRLAAILMVLKGLPSTYNKDLQEDKEAVFDVVDTLNAVLQVATGVISTLQINKENMERALSPEMLATDLALYLVRKGMPFRQAHVASGKAVHLAETKGTTINNLSLEDLKSISPLFGSDVSQVFSVVSSVEQYTAMGGTAKSSVSAQIEQLRELLKRLKEQA, from the exons ATGAAGTCTGGAGATGCTTCAAATG GCTGTCAAAGGGTTGTTGACCTGCAGCTGCCTCAAAAGAGAAATCCATGCTGGTCTGGCACCAGGTGCCCTGATATTAATTTCAAGGACTCCCTGCAGAGTCCTGCAGAG GGGGATAAACTTTGGGGAGGAAGATTCAGTGGAAGCACAGATCCAGTCATGGAGATGCTCAATGCTTCCATTTCCTATGATCAGAGACTGTCTGAAGTTGATATTCAGGGGAGCATGGCTTATGCCAAAGCCTTGGAGAAGGCTGGAATCCTATCAAAAACTGAGCTGGAGAAGATCCTGGGTGGCCTGGAAAAG ATCTCTGAGGAATGGTCCAAAGGAGTCTTTGTGCTGAAACCAACTGATGAGGATATCCACACTGCCAACGAACGCAGGCTAAAG GAGCTGATTGGAGACGTAGCTGGAAAGTTGCACACTGGAAGAAGCAGGAATGATCAG GTTGTGACTGACTTGAAGCTGTTCATGAAGAATTCCCTCTCCATCATCTCCACACACCTCCTGCAGCTCATTAAGACCCTGGTGGAACGCGCTGCCAT AGAAATCGATGTCATCCTGCCTGGCTACACCCACCTGCAGAAAGCTCAGCCCATCCGATGGAGCCAGTTCTTGCTCAG CCATGCTGTTGCTCTGACCCGTGATTCTGAGCGCCTGGGGGAGGTGAAGAGGAGGATCAATGTCCTGCCTTTGGGAAG TGGTGCTCTGGCTGGCAACCCACTGGGAATTGATAGAGAGCTTCTGTGTAGTG AGCTGGACTTTGCTTCCATCAGCCTGAACAGCATGGATGCTGTTAGTGAGAGAGACTTCGTGG tGGAATTCCTGTCTGTTGCCACCCTGCTGATGATCCACCTTAGCAAGATGGCAGAGGATCTCATCATCTACAGCACCAGCGAGTTTGGCTTTCTGACCCTCTCTGATGCCTACAG cactggcagcagcctGATGCCTCAGAAGAAGAATCCTGACAGTCTGGAACTGATCCGCAGCAAAGCTGGACGAGTGTTCGGACGG ttGGCTGCTATTCTCATGGTCCTCAAAGGACTCCCCAGCACTTACAACAAGGACCTGCAG GAGGACAAGGAGGCTGTTTTTGATGTTGTTGACACCCTGAATGCTGTGCTCCAGGTTGCCACGGGAGTGATTTCGACCCTCCAA ATCAACAAGGAGAACATGGAGAGGGCACTGAGCCCGGAGATGTTGGCTACTGACCTGGCTCTCTACTTGGTTCGGAAAGGA ATGCCGTTCAGACAAGCCCACGTTGCCTCTGGCAAGGCCGTCCACCTCGCCGAGACCAAAGGCACCACCATCAATAACCTCAGCCTGGAGGACCTGAAGAGCATCAG ccccctgtTTGGCAGCGACGTGTCCCAGGTGTTCAGCGTGGTCAGCAGCGTGGAGCAGTACACGGCCATGGGCGGCACCGCCAAGAGCAGCGTGTCCGCCCAGATCGAGCAGCTGCGGGAGCTGCTCAAGAGGCTGAAGGAACAAGCTTAG
- the ASL gene encoding argininosuccinate lyase isoform X2: MAAEGDKLWGGRFSGSTDPVMEMLNASISYDQRLSEVDIQGSMAYAKALEKAGILSKTELEKILGGLEKISEEWSKGVFVLKPTDEDIHTANERRLKELIGDVAGKLHTGRSRNDQVVTDLKLFMKNSLSIISTHLLQLIKTLVERAAIEIDVILPGYTHLQKAQPIRWSQFLLSHAVALTRDSERLGEVKRRINVLPLGSGALAGNPLGIDRELLCSELDFASISLNSMDAVSERDFVVEFLSVATLLMIHLSKMAEDLIIYSTSEFGFLTLSDAYSTGSSLMPQKKNPDSLELIRSKAGRVFGRLAAILMVLKGLPSTYNKDLQEDKEAVFDVVDTLNAVLQVATGVISTLQINKENMERALSPEMLATDLALYLVRKGMPFRQAHVASGKAVHLAETKGTTINNLSLEDLKSISPLFGSDVSQVFSVVSSVEQYTAMGGTAKSSVSAQIEQLRELLKRLKEQA, encoded by the exons ATGGCAGCCGAG GGGGATAAACTTTGGGGAGGAAGATTCAGTGGAAGCACAGATCCAGTCATGGAGATGCTCAATGCTTCCATTTCCTATGATCAGAGACTGTCTGAAGTTGATATTCAGGGGAGCATGGCTTATGCCAAAGCCTTGGAGAAGGCTGGAATCCTATCAAAAACTGAGCTGGAGAAGATCCTGGGTGGCCTGGAAAAG ATCTCTGAGGAATGGTCCAAAGGAGTCTTTGTGCTGAAACCAACTGATGAGGATATCCACACTGCCAACGAACGCAGGCTAAAG GAGCTGATTGGAGACGTAGCTGGAAAGTTGCACACTGGAAGAAGCAGGAATGATCAG GTTGTGACTGACTTGAAGCTGTTCATGAAGAATTCCCTCTCCATCATCTCCACACACCTCCTGCAGCTCATTAAGACCCTGGTGGAACGCGCTGCCAT AGAAATCGATGTCATCCTGCCTGGCTACACCCACCTGCAGAAAGCTCAGCCCATCCGATGGAGCCAGTTCTTGCTCAG CCATGCTGTTGCTCTGACCCGTGATTCTGAGCGCCTGGGGGAGGTGAAGAGGAGGATCAATGTCCTGCCTTTGGGAAG TGGTGCTCTGGCTGGCAACCCACTGGGAATTGATAGAGAGCTTCTGTGTAGTG AGCTGGACTTTGCTTCCATCAGCCTGAACAGCATGGATGCTGTTAGTGAGAGAGACTTCGTGG tGGAATTCCTGTCTGTTGCCACCCTGCTGATGATCCACCTTAGCAAGATGGCAGAGGATCTCATCATCTACAGCACCAGCGAGTTTGGCTTTCTGACCCTCTCTGATGCCTACAG cactggcagcagcctGATGCCTCAGAAGAAGAATCCTGACAGTCTGGAACTGATCCGCAGCAAAGCTGGACGAGTGTTCGGACGG ttGGCTGCTATTCTCATGGTCCTCAAAGGACTCCCCAGCACTTACAACAAGGACCTGCAG GAGGACAAGGAGGCTGTTTTTGATGTTGTTGACACCCTGAATGCTGTGCTCCAGGTTGCCACGGGAGTGATTTCGACCCTCCAA ATCAACAAGGAGAACATGGAGAGGGCACTGAGCCCGGAGATGTTGGCTACTGACCTGGCTCTCTACTTGGTTCGGAAAGGA ATGCCGTTCAGACAAGCCCACGTTGCCTCTGGCAAGGCCGTCCACCTCGCCGAGACCAAAGGCACCACCATCAATAACCTCAGCCTGGAGGACCTGAAGAGCATCAG ccccctgtTTGGCAGCGACGTGTCCCAGGTGTTCAGCGTGGTCAGCAGCGTGGAGCAGTACACGGCCATGGGCGGCACCGCCAAGAGCAGCGTGTCCGCCCAGATCGAGCAGCTGCGGGAGCTGCTCAAGAGGCTGAAGGAACAAGCTTAG
- the LOC116796601 gene encoding argininosuccinate lyase, whose amino-acid sequence MAAEGDKMMAGRFVGSTDPIMEMLSASITVDQRLSEVDIQGSMAYAKALEKAGILSKTELEKILSGLEKISEEWSKGVFGVIQTDEDIHTANERRLKELIGDVAGKLHTGRSRNDQVVTDLKLFMKNSLSIISTHLLQLIKTLVERAAIEIDVILPGYTHLQKAQPIRWSQFLLSHAVALTRDSERLGEIKKRINVLPLGSGALAGNPLEIDRELLRSELDFASISLNSMDAVSERDFVVEFLSVATLLMIHLSKMAEDLIIYSTSEFGFLTLSDTYCSGSSLMPQKKNPDSLELIRSKAGRVFGRLAAILMVLKGLPSTYNKDLQEDKEAVFDVVDTLNAVLQVATGVISTLQINKENMEKALSPEILSSDLALYLVHKGMPFRQAHIAAGKAVHLAETKGTTINNLSLEDLKSISPLFGSDVSQVFSVVSSVEQYTAMGGTAKSSVSAQIEQLRELLKRLKEQA is encoded by the exons ATGGCAGCCGAG GGGGATAAAATGATGGCAGGAAGGTTTGTTGGAAGCACAGATCCAATCATGGAGATGCTCAGCGCTTCCATTACTGTTGATCAGAGACTGTCTGAAGTTGATATTCAGGGGAGCATGGCTTATGCTAAAGCCTTGGAGAAGGCTGGAATCCTGTCTAAAACTGAGCTGGAGAAGATCCTGAGTGGCCTGGAAAAG ATCTCTGAGGAATGGTCCAAAGGAGTCTTTGGTGTGATCCAAACTGATGAGGATATCCACACTGCCAACGAACGCAGGCtaaag GAGCTGATTGGAGATGTAGCTGGAAAGTTGCACACTGGAAGAAGCAGGAATGATCAG GTTGTGACTGACTTGAAGCTGTTCATGAAGAATTCCCTCTCCATCATCTCCACACACCTCCTGCAGCTCATTAAGACCCTGGTGGAACGCGCTGCCAT AGAAATCGATGTCATCCTGCCTGGCTACACCCACCTGCAGAAAGCTCAGCCCATCCGATGGAGCCAGTTCTTGCTCAG CCATGCTGTTGCTCTGACCCGTGACTCTGAGCGCCTGGGAGAGATAAAAAAGAGGATCAATGTCTTGCCTTTGGGAAG TGGTGCTCTGGCTGGCAACCCACTGGAGATTGATAGAGAGCTTCTGCGTAGTG AGCTGGACTTTGCTTCCATCAGCCTGAACAGCATGGATGCTGTTAGTGAGAGAGACTTTGTGG tGGAATTCCTGTCTGTTGCCACCCTGCTGATGATCCACCTTAGCAAGATGGCAGAGGATCTCATCATCTACAGCACCAGCGAGTTTGGCTTTCTGACCCTCTCTGATACCTACTG ctctggcagcagcctgATGCCTCAGAAGAAGAATCCTGACAGTCTGGAACTGATCCGCAGCAAAGCTGGACGAGTGTTCGGACGG ttGGCTGCTATTCTCATGGTCCTCAAAGGACTCCCCAGCACTTACAACAAGGACCTGCAG GAGGACAAGGAGGCCGTCTTTGATGTTGTAGACACCCTGAATGCTGTGCTCCAGGTTGCCACAGGAGTGATTTCAACTCTCCAG ATCAACAAGGAGAACATGGAGAAGGCACTGAGCCCCGAGATCCTGTCATCTGACCTGGCTCTCTACTTGGTTCATAAAGGA ATGCCATTCAGACAAGCCCACATCGCCGCTGGCAAGGCCGTCCACCTCGCTGAGACCAAAGGCACCACCATCAATAACCTCAGCCTGGAGGACCTGAAGAGCATCAG CCCCTTGTTTGGCAGCGACGTGTCCCAGGTGTTCAGCGTGGTCAGCAGCGTGGAGCAGTACACGGCCATGGGCGGCACCGCCAAGAGCAGCGTGTCCGCCCAGATCGAGCAGCTGCGGGAGCTGCTCAAGAGGCTGAAGGAACAAGCTTAG